From Burkholderiales bacterium, the proteins below share one genomic window:
- the mtnA gene encoding S-methyl-5-thioribose-1-phosphate isomerase: MIRADYKVETLRWRNNKLEMIDQRVLPERLEYVSFDSAAAVASGIRNMVVRGAPAIGCAAAFGIALEAQRLQQLPQKDFNSGLEKSFTELADSRPTAVNLFWALRRMRQVWYKVKVRNPGEVAQKLLDEAHAIHSEDLRVNHAIGEIGAALVKNNARILTYCNAGALATAGHGTALGVIRSAVEAGNTVSVFTSETRPFLQGARLTAWELIQENIPVTLITDNMAGYLMGRGELDLVIVGADRVAANGDVANKIGTYMLAVLAQRHAIPFYVACPLSSIDLSIASGADIPIEERPQSEVLGYRDIRWAAEGVKIRNPAFDVTPAQLVTGLITEKGVVLSPNRDKLKKLFPKKQK; this comes from the coding sequence ATGATTCGAGCCGATTACAAGGTTGAAACGCTGCGTTGGCGTAATAACAAGCTGGAAATGATCGACCAGCGCGTCCTGCCGGAGCGCCTTGAATACGTAAGCTTTGATTCCGCAGCGGCTGTTGCGAGCGGAATTCGCAACATGGTGGTTAGAGGTGCGCCTGCAATTGGTTGCGCGGCTGCTTTTGGCATCGCATTGGAAGCACAGCGCTTGCAACAACTGCCGCAAAAAGATTTCAATTCGGGGCTGGAAAAGAGCTTTACGGAGCTTGCGGACAGCCGGCCGACTGCGGTCAATTTATTTTGGGCGCTGCGCCGCATGCGCCAAGTCTGGTACAAAGTTAAGGTACGCAATCCCGGGGAGGTCGCGCAAAAACTTCTGGACGAGGCACACGCGATTCACTCCGAGGATCTGCGCGTTAACCATGCGATCGGCGAGATCGGCGCGGCTCTCGTCAAGAATAATGCAAGAATTCTTACTTACTGCAACGCCGGGGCACTGGCGACCGCAGGCCATGGCACGGCGCTGGGTGTGATTCGGTCGGCTGTAGAAGCAGGCAACACAGTCAGCGTTTTCACCAGCGAAACCCGACCTTTCCTGCAAGGCGCGCGGCTTACAGCCTGGGAATTGATCCAGGAAAATATCCCGGTGACGCTAATTACTGACAATATGGCCGGCTATCTGATGGGCCGCGGGGAACTCGATTTGGTGATCGTCGGCGCAGACCGGGTCGCGGCCAACGGTGATGTGGCCAACAAGATAGGCACCTACATGCTGGCGGTACTGGCGCAGCGCCACGCCATACCATTTTATGTCGCGTGCCCGCTTTCCAGTATCGATCTCAGTATTGCAAGTGGTGCAGATATCCCCATCGAAGAGCGGCCGCAATCCGAGGTCTTAGGGTACCGAGATATTCGGTGGGCTGCTGAGGGTGTGAAAATACGCAACCCGGCATTTGACGTAACGCCTGCGCAATTGGTGACCGGGCTTATTACCGAGAAAGGCGTAGTGCTCTCCCCTAACCGTGACAAGCTGAAAAAACTCTTTCCAAAAAAGCAAAAATAG